Below is a window of Triticum urartu cultivar G1812 unplaced genomic scaffold, Tu2.1 TuUngrouped_contig_4936, whole genome shotgun sequence DNA.
CCGAAAAGTGTATAAAAAGATATTATCTACAAGCTCCTTTCATCTCTACCCCTTGATCGACACCATATAGTGTTTGCCCTACCACCGAAGCATGCGTTGGCCGATCCGAGAAAAGTATGCCCGCTGCCTGGGCGTCGGGATCCCCAACATCATCTCCTTCCCCGTGTATGTTGTCCCTACCTTCACTCCCCTCCTCTCCCTAGCTGATAGCATGAGCCCCTTCATCATGCCTTTGACATCCTCGATGCATCCCCTGCTCTGCTACCCCTCACAAAAACCCTAGGGAAGAGTAGCTGTTGTATGATCGTGTGCCCTAGCTAGTGTACACGAAAGACGTTTGTGGATTGGATTTGAACGGGTGAAAGAGAGGTGCGTGGCGTGATCAACAGGAACGCCTCACATCGTAGACATAGATCAGGGAGCATGGTGCGCTGGCGGCAATAGAACCCTATGTCCGACCGACAATTACAGAACAATCATCTTTCGGAACGGACCGTGCTATTAATTTTATATGCAACCAATTAATGGCAAGGGCAAAATTACCTTTGAAAATTCTGGGAGATGGTGGCTAAACACATCAAAAGTTTTTTGCGTCAATATGTCCAACTTATTTAGATATACAATTGAGTAAGGATTATATTAGATGCTATGCTCAAATATATAGTACAGATATACAGTAATTGCACGTCTCCGTTTTGAGTACTTTGTGCTTCTCTCAACTGGGATGCACCTTTTCAAGTGCTTCATCGTCTAGCCGCTGATTATATCCTCGTAAATGTTCCTGACCTTAGCGAAGAACGCTTTCCTGCAAAATCCATTGAAATTGTTTGAACGACTAGAGCCCTCCTTATCTAAGAATCTTATAGTAGCATTTTGCAGGTTCGGTACAAAGGCTGTGTTTCAATACCTGTCGGGCTTGAATAGCAGGTTCTTGTACGCAAACCACTGCATGTATTAGAAATTCAGAAGAACGGATCAAAATGGGAAACTCTTAGAAAATTGACAGCGATGGAAGAATGGCAGACTTGTACAGCATGATCAAATTAATGACCAGATTGACCAGTAAAATCAATCTTAGGCACGTTGCAGTTTGCGAATAGCAAAAGTTATCACGGTAAGGTTCTGTTGAGCTGTGGATCTTTCTTACCCCGCTGTAACCAATGCCAACGACCTCCATGAGACCTGGAACCACGGGGAGCCTGTCGATTGCCTGCAAGGTTAACACCAAAATCACCTTCAGCTACCCCATCAACTCGGTGATTTTTTAAACAACTTGTTCGACAAACAGTTGAGGTAAGCGTCTTCAGTACCGATACTACTCCGCCGGCGCTCCACATGCCGAGcgtggcggcgacggcgagcgTGGGCACCGCGTACTTGTCCTCCACTCTGTCCCACTGTGCGGCGCAACCGCGCAACTAGGTGTCAGTCACTCGCTCCACAACTAATGAACTCCAACGTGCCACGTACGTACCTCTTGTTTCAAGCCGTTGAAGAACT
It encodes the following:
- the LOC125528526 gene encoding protein CURVATURE THYLAKOID 1B, chloroplastic-like (The sequence of the model RefSeq protein was modified relative to this genomic sequence to represent the inferred CDS: added 146 bases not found in genome assembly), whose translation is MAPTVASPATGAVPSPIASDLGKAARSVGLGLPALPPLPGLASHGQPRVASFCKRLARNVVSMAAGEPAAPLADNAELTEFFNGLKQEWDRVEDKYAVPTLAVAATLGMWSAGGVVSAIDRLPVVPGLMEVVGIGYSGWFAYKNLLFKPDRKAFFAKVRNIYEDIISG